The DNA sequence GGGACACGATGTCCAGGTCTTCAACGTTGCAGAACTGAAGGACAGGCGCGGATGCATCGCATGCATGGGATGCAAGAAGGCTGGCAAGTGCGTACTTAAGGACGAGATCACACCCGTACTCGACGCCATCAGGGATGCAGACGGTGTCATTCTTTCAACAGCGGTCTACTTCGGACAGCCCACAGGCCAGTACAGGCTTCTTGAGGACAGGTTCTTCAGCTTCCTCGACGGAACGATGGCCCCCAACGTCGCACCCAAGAAGTTCGCAGTAATTGTCACGGCAGGAACTGCCGGTGCAGACGAGCTCGCAGCCCAGATCGCAGGACGCATGACCGCATACTTCAAGTTTGAACCTCTCGGAGTCGTCACGATGGTGGATGGAAACCCTCCCCATGCAGCTGAGCAGAACCCCGAGATCCTGGCGAAGGCTGCAGAGATCGGAAGCAAATTCTGATTACGTTCAGACAAACAATTTACGTGCCTTTGCGGCACTTTTTTTTCAGAAATATTTTCTGGTTTGCCAGTATATAGCGGTTCCTTGTCCTTCCTTCGGTTCGGGGGTAGGATAGCTGTCAATTCTTACCGTTGCTACACGCGGGAACTTTTTCTTGTTCGATATGAGGAACTGGTCTAAAGGTGCGGGTTCTGTTGAGAGGATCCTGCCTTCCATTGTTATCTTGGTGCAATCTGGGTTGAGCTCAGCACCAAGCATCGAAGCGATCTTCTCTCCCAGCTGATTCCCTCTCTCCGTTGCTGCCAGCAATACGGCCGCAGGTACGACCCTGTCTATGATGTCGCAGAGGGTTATGGAGTATGTGTTGGAATCGTAACAGTCCGAATCAGGATCCCTAACATGGTAAATCGTCCCTACACCCAATCCGAATATCGTTGGGTACAGAGGTTTGAGGTCAGCACCTCCGAACATAACGGCAAAGGTCCTGCTAGCGTTAATCTCGCATATTTCCGCCAATACCTGCAAGCTAGCATCTGCAATCCTTGGTCCGTCAGGACATCTCAGTATCTCAAGCCAGACCAAGGCCCCATCTGCAGTGGATTGATCCAGGTTGTATCTGGATAGCATTCCTGGCGGTAGCTCGTTATCATCTCTTCCGTCGGTTGACGAGCATGATGAACATGAAGAACAGGATCCGCCGCTGCAACCCATACCACAAACACCTGCTCCGTTTACATGTTTTCACCGTTTTGAATGTTTGGTTTCTGATAGTAAGGATTATCCACTATGTCCTCCAGACGGCATAATTTATTAACTTATGTTAGTCGATTCTCAATCGACACCATTGGTTAGACATAGGAGAGTAGACTCATGAAGTTCGATAAAGTTCTGGTTCCAATCGACGGCAGCTCCCTTTCCGAGGTCGCTGTGGATCTTGCGGTCCATTCGGCAGGTACGTTTGCAGCCCACATAACCTTCGTGTATGTGGTCGATGTTACCGAATACAACAGGTTCGGATCCATCGATGGCGGGGCGATGATCTCGTTCAGGATGCAGACTGAGGGTAAGATGTTTTTGGAGAACGCCGCTGCCATGGCCAAGGCTGCAGGGCTAGAGGTTGAAACCCAGCTAATCGAAGGGGTCCCCCACCAAGTGTTAAGTGATCTGTCCAAGGACCATGATATGATAATCATGGGAGTCACCGGAAAATCCGGCGGATACGGTCGTGTCGGAGGTACGGCGGAAAAGGTCATAGAGAATGCGTACTGTCCTGTCTTGACCTTGAAATCCGGTTCCAACAGAATAGAGAGTGTCCTCTTGCCAGTAAGCAACAAGAACAATGCGGCAATCGACGTTGCCATCGAAACAGTCAAACGCATCAACGGAAAGCTGACGGTATACGCGGTCAAATCAAAGGATTTCGACGCAGAGACTCTGGTCAAGGATGTTGCAGACAAATGTGTGGCAGAGGGCATCAATGTTGTGACCGAGATCGGTGTGGGCAACCCGGCTGAGATGATCATAAACAAATCCGGATTGTACGACCTGGTGGTCATGGGGACCGAAGGCCGCCACGGTTTCAAGAAGATCCTTAATGGAAGCGTTGCCGAGAAGGTTATGCTCCACGCAACATGTCCTGTCACCATCGTCAGAGATACAGAATAAACATATTCTGGGGGTTCGCCCCCAGTCTTACCATTTCTTGATATGTTCGCACGAATATCATTTCGGTTACACATTTTTAATCTGCTCAAAGCATTTGGCAGTCGATGGCTGAAGAAGTTCAGATGACGAAAGATGCCAAGACCATGCTCGGTGACCCCAAGAAGGCACTGATTGCGATGGCGATACCTATTGTCATTTCGAACTTCATACAGAGTGCGAACAACATTATCGATACCTTTTGGCTCACATCCATCGGTGTAGATGCTCAGGCTGCGGTGAGTGTGATATTCCCGATATTCTTCATAGTGATCGGACTAGGGAACGGTATTGCTGTCGGAGTGTCGCAGGCCTTGGCCAGAAGGGTCGGTGCAAATAACAAAATCGAGGCCAACCATGTAGCCGAACAGGCCATCATTCTCAGTCTGATCATCAGCATATTCCTCACAGTGGTGTTCCTAATCTTTT is a window from the Thermoplasmata archaeon genome containing:
- a CDS encoding flavodoxin family protein, with protein sequence MAKIVAVISSPRKGANSSTILNSMVEAAKGKGHDVQVFNVAELKDRRGCIACMGCKKAGKCVLKDEITPVLDAIRDADGVILSTAVYFGQPTGQYRLLEDRFFSFLDGTMAPNVAPKKFAVIVTAGTAGADELAAQIAGRMTAYFKFEPLGVVTMVDGNPPHAAEQNPEILAKAAEIGSKF
- a CDS encoding universal stress protein — protein: MKFDKVLVPIDGSSLSEVAVDLAVHSAGTFAAHITFVYVVDVTEYNRFGSIDGGAMISFRMQTEGKMFLENAAAMAKAAGLEVETQLIEGVPHQVLSDLSKDHDMIIMGVTGKSGGYGRVGGTAEKVIENAYCPVLTLKSGSNRIESVLLPVSNKNNAAIDVAIETVKRINGKLTVYAVKSKDFDAETLVKDVADKCVAEGINVVTEIGVGNPAEMIINKSGLYDLVVMGTEGRHGFKKILNGSVAEKVMLHATCPVTIVRDTE